One genomic window of Polyangium aurulentum includes the following:
- the galE gene encoding UDP-glucose 4-epimerase GalE has product MRVLVTGGAGYIGSVVTEELVAGGHEVVVYDDLSKGHRDAVIDEAAFVQGDLLDRDALFSTLRDNAIEAVVHMAARSLVGESVTEPAKYYETNVMGGLVLLDAMRAAGVGPIVFSSTAAVYGAPEKQPIEETAPVAPTNPYGETKLAFERALRWYDEAYGVRYVSLRYFNAAGATPRSGERHDPETHLIPLVLKVALGEIGEVTVFGDDYPTKDGTCVRDYIHVSDLARAHVLSLEMLARGGKSAIYNLGCGGDGYTVREVIDVAREVTGKEIPVKMGPRRAGDPAMLVASSARIASELGFRPAQQDLREIVASAWRWLSARRAQEASVVAA; this is encoded by the coding sequence ATGCGTGTCCTGGTGACCGGCGGCGCCGGATATATCGGCAGCGTGGTGACGGAGGAGCTCGTCGCAGGCGGGCACGAGGTGGTCGTGTACGACGACCTCTCGAAAGGCCATCGCGACGCGGTGATCGACGAGGCCGCCTTCGTGCAAGGCGACCTGCTCGACCGCGACGCGCTCTTCAGCACGCTCCGCGACAACGCCATCGAGGCCGTGGTGCACATGGCGGCGCGCTCGCTCGTCGGCGAGTCCGTCACGGAGCCCGCGAAGTATTACGAGACAAACGTGATGGGCGGGCTCGTGCTGCTCGACGCCATGCGCGCGGCGGGCGTCGGGCCGATCGTCTTCTCCTCGACCGCGGCCGTGTACGGCGCGCCGGAGAAGCAGCCGATCGAGGAGACCGCCCCGGTTGCCCCGACGAACCCGTACGGCGAGACCAAGCTCGCCTTCGAGCGGGCGCTGCGCTGGTACGACGAGGCGTACGGCGTGCGTTACGTGAGCCTGCGCTACTTCAACGCGGCCGGCGCCACCCCGCGCTCGGGCGAGCGGCACGATCCGGAGACGCACCTGATCCCGCTCGTCCTGAAGGTCGCGCTCGGCGAGATCGGCGAGGTGACGGTCTTCGGCGACGATTACCCGACGAAGGACGGAACCTGCGTCCGCGACTACATCCACGTCTCCGATCTCGCGCGCGCGCACGTGCTGTCGCTCGAGATGCTCGCCCGCGGCGGCAAGAGCGCGATCTACAACCTCGGCTGCGGCGGCGACGGGTACACGGTGCGCGAGGTCATCGACGTCGCCCGCGAGGTGACCGGCAAGGAGATCCCCGTGAAGATGGGGCCGCGCCGCGCAGGCGATCCGGCCATGCTGGTGGCGAGCTCGGCCCGCATCGCGAGCGAGCTCGGCTTCCGGCCCGCGCAGCAAGACCTGCGGGAGATCGTGGCGTCGGCGTGGCGCTGGCTCTCCGCGCGGCGGGCCCAGGAGGCGAGCGTCGTCGCCGCGTGA
- a CDS encoding family 1 glycosylhydrolase — protein sequence MQPPLQIWAGIECTVNRVGDQYFDQLERNGHCARLEDLDHLVTLGAKKVRYPVLWERVAPRGPDRADWSWTDERLGRLRELGVPPIVGLTHHGSGPAHTSLLDASFAEGLAEFAAAVAERYPWVEDYTPVNEPLTTARFSALYGVWYPHHKDIRSFLRALVNECTATALSMRAVRRVNPAARLVQTEDFGRTSSTPLLAYQTEHENHRRLLSLDLLCGLVTPGHPLHEYVVAHGVSEEELDLFRQIPSAPDIIGLNYYVTSDRYLDERLEGYPACYHGGNHRHAYADVESVRVAGAEFSGHLGLLRQLWDRYHIPLAITEAHLGGTREEQLRWFVEAYRAAETARAEGADVRAVTLWALLGSFDWNTLVTCAGNHYEPGAFDVRGPRPRPTALFDLARTLSEGREPDHPVLAVPGWWRRPERILYPAPRAPRVEAANDNAPAPEARPILITGATGTLGAAFGRICASRSLPCRLVSRKEMDIADPASVARMLDEASPWAVINAAGYVRVDDAEQERRRCRRENVKGPRILAQACAERGIRLVTFSSDLVFDGSQNKPYVESDRVGPLGVYGMTKALAERMTLTAHPEALVIRTAAFFGPWDEQNFVFHALRALTETGSFHAASDAVVSPTYVPDLVHTALDLLVDGEAGLWHLANRGEVTWHELARMSAEIADIDASGLVGCPASRLGLRAPRPSYCALGSEKGLLLPRLEDSLSRYMNERDVPLAGGGAARGRGSCVSW from the coding sequence ATGCAGCCCCCCCTGCAGATCTGGGCCGGCATCGAGTGCACCGTCAACCGCGTGGGTGACCAGTACTTCGACCAGCTCGAGCGCAATGGCCATTGCGCTCGGCTGGAAGATCTCGACCATCTGGTCACGCTCGGGGCGAAGAAGGTGCGCTATCCGGTGCTCTGGGAGCGCGTCGCGCCGAGGGGCCCAGACCGGGCGGATTGGTCCTGGACCGACGAGCGCCTCGGGCGCTTGCGTGAGCTCGGCGTCCCTCCGATCGTCGGGCTCACGCATCACGGCAGTGGGCCGGCGCATACGAGCCTGCTCGACGCGAGCTTCGCCGAGGGGCTGGCGGAGTTCGCGGCGGCCGTCGCCGAGCGATATCCGTGGGTGGAGGATTATACGCCGGTGAACGAGCCGCTCACGACGGCCCGCTTCAGCGCGCTGTACGGGGTATGGTACCCCCACCACAAGGACATCCGCAGCTTCTTGCGGGCGCTCGTCAACGAATGCACGGCCACGGCGCTCTCCATGCGCGCGGTGCGCCGCGTGAACCCCGCCGCGCGGCTCGTTCAAACCGAGGACTTCGGCAGGACGAGCAGCACGCCGCTGCTCGCCTACCAGACCGAGCACGAAAACCACCGCAGGCTGCTCAGCCTCGACCTGCTTTGCGGCCTCGTGACCCCCGGACATCCGCTCCACGAATACGTGGTCGCGCACGGGGTGAGCGAGGAAGAACTCGACCTCTTTCGCCAGATTCCCAGCGCCCCCGACATCATCGGGCTCAATTATTACGTGACGAGCGACCGCTACCTCGACGAGCGGCTCGAGGGCTATCCTGCGTGCTACCACGGCGGCAACCACCGGCACGCCTACGCCGACGTCGAGTCGGTGCGCGTCGCGGGGGCAGAGTTTTCAGGCCACCTCGGGCTCCTCAGGCAGCTCTGGGATCGCTATCACATCCCGCTCGCGATCACCGAGGCGCACCTCGGGGGAACGCGCGAGGAGCAGCTCCGCTGGTTTGTCGAGGCATATCGCGCGGCCGAGACGGCGCGGGCCGAGGGGGCGGACGTGCGAGCGGTCACGCTCTGGGCGCTGCTCGGATCGTTCGATTGGAACACGCTGGTCACGTGCGCGGGCAACCATTACGAGCCCGGCGCCTTCGACGTCCGCGGCCCCAGGCCGCGCCCGACGGCGCTCTTCGACCTGGCGCGCACGCTGAGCGAGGGGCGCGAGCCCGATCACCCGGTCCTCGCCGTGCCCGGCTGGTGGAGGCGGCCCGAGAGGATCCTCTATCCGGCGCCGAGGGCCCCGCGCGTCGAGGCCGCGAACGACAATGCTCCCGCGCCCGAGGCCCGCCCCATTCTGATCACGGGCGCGACCGGCACGCTCGGGGCAGCATTCGGCCGCATCTGCGCGAGCCGCAGCCTGCCCTGTCGGCTCGTCTCCCGGAAGGAAATGGATATCGCCGATCCGGCCTCCGTGGCACGAATGCTCGACGAGGCGTCGCCCTGGGCCGTGATCAACGCGGCCGGCTACGTGCGGGTGGACGACGCCGAGCAGGAGCGCAGGCGCTGCCGCCGCGAGAACGTGAAAGGTCCGCGGATCCTTGCGCAGGCTTGCGCGGAGCGAGGGATCCGGCTCGTGACGTTCTCTTCGGACCTCGTCTTCGACGGCTCACAGAACAAACCCTACGTCGAGAGCGACCGCGTGGGCCCGCTCGGCGTGTACGGAATGACGAAGGCCCTCGCCGAGCGGATGACCCTGACGGCGCACCCCGAGGCGCTCGTGATCCGCACGGCGGCGTTCTTCGGGCCGTGGGACGAGCAGAATTTCGTGTTCCACGCATTGCGCGCATTGACGGAGACGGGCTCCTTCCACGCGGCCTCGGACGCCGTCGTCTCGCCGACGTACGTGCCCGACCTCGTCCACACCGCGCTCGATCTGCTCGTGGATGGCGAGGCGGGGCTGTGGCACCTCGCCAATCGAGGCGAGGTGACGTGGCACGAGCTGGCGCGAATGAGCGCGGAAATCGCGGACATCGACGCCTCGGGCCTCGTTGGATGCCCGGCGAGCCGGCTGGGCCTGCGCGCGCCGCGCCCGTCGTATTGCGCGCTGGGGAGCGAGAAAGGGCTCCTCTTGCCGCGGCTCGAGGACTCTCTTTCGAGGTACATGAACGAGCGCGACGTTCCCCTGGCCGGGGGCGGCGCGGCTCGCGGGAGGGGCTCATGCGTGTCCTGGTGA
- the galK gene encoding galactokinase translates to MSAPFASFEELFGRAPDASAEAPGRVNLIGEHTDYNGGLVLPIATPQRTRVQLARRSDRVVRASSAEVGGEPAQYVLCEEVRRGQWIDYVQGVTRALAEAGMSTPGFDIRISSEVPLGSGLSSSAALEVSLLRGLRALFGLSIDDVTIARLGQRAENDLVGAPVGIMDQMAASLAGTDAALMLDTRTLAYELVPLPPEAELVVIASGVTHEHAGGEYRVRRAECERAAAMLGVDLLCSLGPESEERLSALPEPLGRRARHVIRDSARVRAAAGAMRAGDLRTLGDLFRASHASMRDDYEISTTEIDTLVTLADSEPDIFGARMTGGGFGGSVVMVAKKGSGLGAAKRIARSYAEKTGRKPTVLLPGPP, encoded by the coding sequence ATGAGCGCGCCCTTTGCGAGCTTCGAAGAGCTGTTCGGCCGCGCGCCCGACGCCTCCGCCGAGGCGCCCGGGCGGGTGAACCTCATCGGCGAGCACACCGATTACAATGGCGGGCTCGTGCTGCCGATCGCGACGCCGCAGAGGACGCGCGTGCAGCTCGCCAGGAGGAGCGACCGCGTCGTGCGGGCGTCGAGCGCGGAGGTCGGCGGCGAGCCCGCGCAATACGTGCTCTGCGAGGAGGTGCGGCGCGGGCAGTGGATCGATTACGTTCAGGGGGTCACCCGCGCGCTCGCGGAGGCGGGGATGTCGACGCCGGGGTTCGACATCCGGATATCGTCCGAGGTGCCGCTCGGCAGCGGGCTGTCGTCGAGCGCCGCGCTCGAGGTGAGCCTTTTGCGTGGGCTGCGGGCGCTCTTCGGGCTCTCGATCGACGACGTCACGATCGCGCGCCTCGGGCAGCGCGCCGAGAATGATCTCGTGGGCGCGCCCGTGGGCATCATGGATCAGATGGCCGCGAGCCTCGCGGGCACGGACGCCGCGCTCATGCTCGACACGCGCACGCTCGCCTACGAGCTGGTCCCGCTCCCGCCCGAAGCCGAGCTCGTGGTCATTGCATCCGGCGTCACCCACGAGCACGCAGGCGGCGAATACCGCGTCCGCCGCGCCGAATGCGAGCGCGCGGCGGCGATGCTCGGCGTGGATCTGCTCTGCTCGCTGGGCCCGGAATCGGAGGAGAGGCTCTCGGCCCTGCCCGAGCCGCTGGGCCGCAGGGCGCGGCACGTGATCCGCGACAGCGCCCGTGTCCGCGCCGCCGCGGGGGCGATGCGCGCGGGCGACCTTCGCACGCTCGGCGACCTCTTCCGGGCCTCGCACGCGTCGATGCGCGACGATTACGAGATTTCCACGACGGAGATCGACACGCTCGTGACGCTCGCCGACAGCGAGCCCGACATCTTCGGAGCCCGCATGACGGGAGGCGGATTTGGGGGATCGGTCGTCATGGTCGCAAAGAAGGGGAGCGGCCTCGGCGCCGCGAAGCGCATTGCAAGAAGCTACGCGGAAAAGACAGGACGAAAGCCGACGGTTTTGTTACCGGGACCGCCTTAG
- the glf gene encoding UDP-galactopyranose mutase, with protein MFDYLIVGAGFAGSVLAERLARGSGKRVLICDKRPHIGGNAYDHHDDDGILIHRYGPHIFHTNSREVYEYLSQFTEWRPYMHRVLASVDGQLVPIPINLDTVNKLYNLNLTSFEVEKFFAERAEKLERIKTSEDAIVSKVGRELYEKFFRNYTRKQWDLDPSELDASVTSRIPIRTNRDDRYFGDTYQVMPLHGYTRMFERMLNHPNIKIMVGTDYREIEKMIPHAEVIYTGPVDAYFDYVYGKLPYRSLEFKFETKNVEVYQPAPVVNYPNEHAYTRVTEFKYLTGQDHKKTSLVYEYPRAEGDPYYPIPRPENAELYRKYEALAAATPNVHFVGRLATYKYYNMDQVVAQALTLYSKIAGAPRQKTTLAKVA; from the coding sequence ATGTTTGATTATCTCATCGTCGGGGCAGGCTTCGCGGGGAGCGTGCTGGCCGAGCGGCTCGCGCGCGGCTCGGGCAAGCGGGTGCTCATCTGCGACAAACGCCCGCACATCGGCGGCAACGCCTACGACCATCACGACGACGACGGGATCTTGATCCACCGCTACGGGCCGCACATCTTCCACACGAACTCGCGCGAGGTCTACGAGTACCTGTCGCAGTTCACCGAGTGGCGCCCCTACATGCACCGGGTGCTCGCGTCGGTCGACGGGCAGCTCGTGCCGATTCCGATCAACCTCGACACGGTGAACAAGCTCTACAACCTCAACCTGACCTCGTTCGAGGTGGAGAAGTTCTTCGCCGAGCGGGCCGAGAAGCTCGAGCGGATCAAGACCTCCGAGGACGCGATCGTCAGCAAGGTGGGGCGCGAGCTCTACGAGAAGTTCTTCCGGAACTACACGCGCAAGCAATGGGATCTCGATCCCTCCGAGCTCGACGCCTCGGTGACCTCGCGCATCCCGATCCGGACGAACCGCGACGACCGTTATTTCGGCGACACCTACCAGGTGATGCCGCTGCACGGCTACACGCGCATGTTCGAGCGGATGCTGAACCACCCCAACATCAAGATCATGGTGGGGACCGACTACCGCGAGATCGAGAAGATGATCCCCCACGCCGAGGTGATCTACACCGGGCCGGTGGACGCGTATTTCGATTACGTGTACGGCAAGCTCCCGTATCGCTCGCTCGAGTTCAAGTTCGAGACGAAGAACGTCGAGGTCTACCAGCCCGCGCCGGTGGTGAACTACCCGAACGAGCACGCGTACACACGCGTCACCGAATTCAAGTACCTCACAGGCCAGGACCACAAGAAGACGAGCCTGGTCTACGAATACCCGCGGGCGGAGGGCGACCCCTACTACCCGATCCCGCGGCCCGAGAACGCCGAGCTGTACCGCAAATACGAGGCGCTCGCGGCGGCGACTCCGAACGTCCACTTCGTGGGCAGGCTGGCCACCTACAAGTATTACAACATGGACCAGGTGGTCGCGCAGGCGCTGACGCTCTACTCGAAGATCGCGGGCGCGCCGCGGCAGAAGACCACCCTGGCCAAGGTCGCTTGA
- a CDS encoding glycosyltransferase family 1 protein, which yields MKRRGATLGHETAERPERNPDVVCLSHLRWNFVFQRPQHLLTRAACRRRVFFCEEPILEEGAPRMVVRQTEPCVWVAVPHLPPGLSPEESERVQRRLLDEMIREHAILEYVLWYYTPMAMAFTEHLAPAAVIYDCMDELSAFAHAPPALREREAALMRRADVVFTGGHSLYEAKRDLHPNIHPLPSSVDVSHFARARYPKADGEPADQASIPGPRLGFFGVVDERMDLDLVAAIADARPQWHIVMLGPVVKIDPASLPRRSNIHWLGMKKYDELPAYLAGWDVALLPFARNASTRFISPTKTPEYLAAGKPVVSTSIRDVVRPYGEQGLVSIADTPADFVAAIESYLGETGETRSERGARVDDMLSRTSWDRTYDRVEELLQSCLGKRCGTEAERKNV from the coding sequence ATGAAGAGGCGAGGCGCGACACTCGGACACGAAACGGCCGAACGGCCGGAGCGCAACCCGGACGTGGTTTGTCTCTCCCACCTGCGATGGAATTTCGTCTTCCAGAGGCCGCAGCACCTTCTCACGCGCGCGGCTTGCCGGCGCAGGGTCTTCTTCTGCGAGGAGCCCATCCTCGAGGAAGGCGCGCCGCGCATGGTGGTTCGTCAGACCGAACCTTGCGTCTGGGTGGCGGTCCCCCACCTGCCGCCGGGCCTCTCGCCAGAGGAGAGCGAGCGGGTGCAGCGCCGGCTGCTCGACGAGATGATCCGCGAGCATGCGATCCTCGAGTACGTGCTCTGGTATTACACGCCGATGGCCATGGCGTTCACCGAGCACCTCGCGCCGGCGGCCGTCATCTACGATTGCATGGACGAGCTTTCGGCCTTCGCGCACGCGCCGCCGGCGCTGCGGGAGCGGGAGGCGGCGCTCATGAGGCGGGCCGACGTCGTGTTCACCGGCGGCCATAGCCTCTACGAGGCCAAGCGCGACCTGCACCCGAACATCCACCCCTTGCCGAGCAGCGTCGACGTCTCGCATTTCGCGCGGGCGCGCTACCCGAAGGCCGACGGCGAGCCCGCCGATCAGGCGTCGATCCCCGGTCCGCGCCTCGGGTTTTTCGGGGTGGTCGACGAGCGCATGGATCTCGATCTCGTCGCGGCCATCGCGGACGCGCGGCCCCAATGGCACATCGTCATGCTGGGCCCGGTCGTGAAGATCGATCCCGCGTCGCTGCCCCGCCGGTCGAACATCCACTGGCTGGGAATGAAAAAGTACGACGAGCTGCCCGCCTATCTCGCGGGCTGGGACGTGGCGCTCTTGCCGTTCGCGCGCAACGCGTCCACGCGGTTCATCAGCCCCACGAAGACGCCCGAGTATCTCGCGGCCGGAAAGCCCGTGGTCTCGACGTCGATCCGCGACGTGGTCCGGCCCTACGGCGAGCAGGGGCTCGTCAGCATCGCGGACACGCCGGCCGATTTCGTGGCGGCCATCGAATCTTATCTGGGGGAGACGGGGGAGACGCGCTCGGAGAGGGGGGCGCGTGTCGACGACATGCTCTCGAGGACGTCGTGGGATCGCACCTACGATCGCGTCGAGGAGCTCTTGCAGTCGTGCCTCGGGAAGAGGTGCGGCACCGAAGCGGAGAGGAAAAATGTTTGA
- a CDS encoding glycoside hydrolase family 2 protein gives MSGHGYPRPQLRRAGWIPLNGPWDFAIDAHARWTAPEEVAWDSTILVPFAPETVRSGIGNTGFYDACWYRRLVDPPQLGPGERLILHFGAVDYEATVWVQRSVVARHEGGYTPFSVDITEHIPTSGPIEIIVRAGDDPADLAKPRGKQDWQLEPHSIWYPRTTGIWQTVWLERLPVASIRGIRWTPSLDRWELDFFAKLEGYRDRPLRLRVRLGANGTMLVEDTYTVMSGEVHRRIALSDPGIDDYRNNLLWRPGSPTLIEAEIELVGLDNAIIDRVESYTALRSISLQGDRIIFNGRPYPLRLVLDQGYWPETGMTAPDDAALRRDVELARAMGFNGVRKHQKIEDPRYLYWADRLGLLVWAEMPSAYRFTRQSIERLTREWIAAMERDHSHPCVIAWVPFNESWGVPNLPDNPAERHYVTALYHLTRTLDPTRPVIGNDGWESVATDIIGIHDYDADPDRIARRYHAEEARPRLLRRERPGGRQLVLQASEEAEHPLVLSEFGGIAFAPDKVNTWGYSRCDTPEAFGRAYEGLLAVVRSVDMFSGFCYTQFADTYQEANGLLYADRTPKVPLEQIAAATRGHARLWELPDSMELLSLEGPRQEGAAPELEQGPLDELGEAPAAPPPEEED, from the coding sequence ATGAGCGGGCATGGTTATCCGCGCCCTCAGCTTCGCCGCGCCGGCTGGATACCGCTGAACGGTCCGTGGGATTTCGCGATCGACGCTCACGCGCGCTGGACGGCGCCTGAAGAGGTCGCGTGGGACAGCACGATTCTCGTGCCCTTCGCCCCCGAGACGGTGCGGAGCGGCATCGGGAACACGGGCTTCTACGACGCGTGCTGGTATCGCCGCCTCGTCGACCCGCCGCAGCTCGGCCCCGGTGAGCGCCTCATCCTGCATTTCGGGGCCGTCGATTACGAGGCGACGGTCTGGGTGCAGCGCTCGGTGGTGGCCCGTCACGAGGGCGGATACACGCCTTTCTCGGTCGACATCACCGAGCACATCCCGACCTCGGGGCCGATCGAGATCATCGTTCGCGCCGGCGACGACCCGGCCGACCTCGCAAAGCCCCGCGGCAAGCAGGACTGGCAGCTCGAGCCGCACTCGATATGGTATCCGCGCACCACCGGCATCTGGCAGACCGTGTGGCTCGAGCGCCTGCCCGTCGCGTCAATTCGCGGCATTCGCTGGACGCCGAGCCTCGACCGCTGGGAGCTCGATTTTTTCGCCAAGCTCGAGGGCTATCGCGACAGGCCGCTGCGGCTGCGGGTCCGGCTCGGCGCGAACGGCACGATGCTCGTCGAGGATACGTACACGGTCATGAGCGGCGAGGTCCATCGCCGCATCGCGCTCTCGGATCCGGGCATCGACGATTACCGCAACAACCTGCTCTGGCGCCCGGGCTCGCCCACCCTCATCGAGGCCGAGATCGAGCTGGTCGGCCTGGACAACGCGATCATCGACCGGGTCGAGAGCTACACGGCGCTCCGCTCGATCTCGCTGCAGGGCGACCGGATCATCTTCAATGGGCGGCCATACCCGCTCAGGCTCGTGCTCGATCAGGGCTACTGGCCCGAGACGGGCATGACCGCGCCCGACGACGCGGCCCTGCGGCGCGACGTCGAGCTCGCGCGCGCGATGGGCTTCAACGGCGTGCGCAAGCACCAGAAGATCGAGGATCCGCGCTATCTCTACTGGGCCGACCGGCTCGGGCTCCTGGTCTGGGCGGAGATGCCGAGCGCGTACCGATTCACGCGGCAATCGATCGAGCGCCTGACGCGCGAGTGGATTGCGGCCATGGAGCGCGATCACAGCCACCCGTGCGTCATCGCATGGGTGCCCTTCAACGAGTCGTGGGGCGTGCCGAACCTGCCGGACAACCCGGCCGAGCGCCATTACGTGACGGCCCTCTACCACCTCACGCGCACGCTCGATCCGACCCGCCCCGTCATCGGCAACGACGGCTGGGAGAGCGTCGCGACCGACATCATCGGCATTCACGATTACGACGCCGATCCGGATCGCATCGCGCGGCGCTATCACGCGGAGGAGGCGCGCCCGCGGCTCTTGCGCCGCGAGCGCCCGGGCGGGCGTCAGCTCGTGTTGCAAGCGTCGGAGGAGGCCGAGCACCCGCTCGTCCTCTCCGAGTTCGGCGGGATCGCGTTTGCCCCTGACAAGGTCAACACGTGGGGGTATTCGCGCTGCGATACACCCGAGGCGTTCGGCAGAGCTTACGAGGGATTGCTCGCCGTGGTGCGCTCGGTCGACATGTTCTCCGGCTTCTGCTACACGCAGTTCGCCGATACGTACCAGGAGGCGAATGGCCTTCTGTACGCGGACAGGACGCCGAAGGTCCCGCTCGAGCAGATTGCTGCCGCCACGCGCGGGCACGCGAGGCTATGGGAGCTGCCCGATTCGATGGAGCTGCTCTCGCTCGAGGGACCACGGCAGGAGGGCGCCGCGCCCGAGCTCGAGCAGGGGCCGCTCGACGAGCTCGGGGAGGCTCCCGCCGCGCCCCCGCCCGAGGAGGAGGACTAG
- a CDS encoding glycosyltransferase family 4 protein, with translation MRIAIISTPFIRVPPKGYGGTELFCYELAEELHSRGHDVTVFTTGDSVVSCKKRALYLRPEWPINAADEVNHAAWALGEVARGGFDVAHLNSPLGLPFSGFVRVPLVHTIHHQREEGVSRIFATHPTPHYVAISKRQLDREVPLARSRVIHHGLSPVRYPPSLREEGYLTHIGRFAPEKGTHMALDVARLAGLPIHIAGRTHPQDLAYFETQIVPRMSEPGVHVHGEADHERKVALLRGARAIVCPLQWEEPFGLIAIEAMLCGTPLIGFPRGSFPEIVDEGVTGFLVPDGDVEGLARAARNLERFDRARCIKRARERFSRSVMTTAYEAVYRRAIATSSGPHMRVA, from the coding sequence ATGCGAATCGCAATCATCTCCACGCCGTTCATCCGGGTGCCCCCCAAAGGCTACGGCGGCACCGAGCTGTTCTGCTACGAGCTCGCAGAGGAGCTGCACTCGCGCGGACACGACGTCACCGTGTTCACGACCGGCGATTCCGTCGTGAGCTGCAAGAAGCGCGCGCTCTATCTCCGTCCCGAATGGCCCATCAATGCGGCGGACGAGGTCAACCACGCCGCGTGGGCCCTCGGCGAGGTGGCGCGCGGCGGGTTCGACGTCGCGCACCTGAACTCCCCGCTCGGCCTGCCCTTCAGCGGGTTCGTCCGCGTGCCGCTCGTCCACACGATTCACCACCAGCGCGAGGAGGGCGTCTCGCGCATCTTCGCCACGCACCCGACGCCTCATTACGTCGCGATCAGCAAGCGCCAGCTCGATCGCGAGGTGCCCCTCGCCCGCTCCCGCGTGATTCACCACGGCCTGTCGCCCGTCCGATACCCGCCGAGCCTGCGCGAGGAGGGATATCTCACGCACATCGGCCGCTTCGCCCCGGAGAAGGGCACCCACATGGCCCTCGACGTCGCGCGCCTCGCCGGCCTGCCCATCCACATCGCCGGCCGCACGCACCCGCAGGATCTCGCGTATTTCGAGACGCAAATCGTGCCGCGCATGTCGGAGCCCGGCGTTCACGTCCACGGCGAGGCCGACCACGAGCGCAAGGTCGCCCTCTTGCGCGGCGCGCGTGCGATCGTTTGCCCATTGCAATGGGAGGAGCCCTTCGGCCTGATCGCGATCGAGGCCATGCTCTGCGGCACCCCGTTGATCGGCTTCCCCCGCGGCTCGTTCCCCGAGATCGTCGACGAGGGCGTGACGGGATTCCTCGTGCCCGACGGTGACGTCGAGGGCCTCGCGCGCGCTGCCCGCAACCTCGAGCGCTTCGACCGCGCCCGCTGCATCAAGCGCGCTCGCGAGCGCTTCAGCCGATCGGTCATGACGACGGCGTACGAGGCCGTCTATCGCCGCGCGATCGCGACCTCGAGCGGTCCTCACATGCGCGTGGCCTGA